TAATTTGTCCCACAGTGTTCGCCGAGATGAGCAAGATTACGAGTTGGGCAAACATCGTGGTTGACGGGATGAGTAATATGTTAATTGCTAAATATATGATGTGAATAAGGTTCAGTATCACAGAATAAGGATCCTATAAACTATGAGCTTTCAATCAAACAACCCATCAACTCACCAAACAGGAAAATTTGCACAATCAATCACAAACCCTAATATCTTTATAAAAACTGCCCAATCAAAACAAAGATCAATCAATTAAACAAATACAAGGGTAAAATTACTTTACCTTACTAGCATCCATTTCCTTGGTAACCTTCAATGGCTTAATAGCTCTCTTTCCTGAAAATCAACAaccaaattaacaaaaaaatccaaaaaaaggaagaagaaaaagaagaaagcaGCTTTAATGGTGTTTGATGAGAGAGAGAGCAAGACGGGGATTACCTTTACGAATGTGAGAGTCTTTTCCATGGCGACTGGGAGGAACAGCCTTCTTCTTTTGTTTACCTTTGAACATATTCGCCTTCTGCGTCATCTTTGCCTGCTTGGTTTCTGCAAATTCAAGATTTCTAGGGTTTTTCTGCAATAATTTTCCGAATTTCCGATAAACAGAGAATAGAAGAAGGTGAGGATGGGAACGGGAAACTTTGTTTTGTTGGGTTGGGCAACTTGAGTTCGCCTGGACCAGGCCCAGCCCACAAATCTAACGAGTGAATTTCTATATGTTAGCCCAGCTTTTTTGGTCCCCCGTACACTGAGACTGTTTAGcacttaggctccgtttggtgaGGATGGAGAGGCGGCATGTTGCGAGTTATTTGCTCACATATAACATGGGCATTTTAGTAAATTCGCACCAACGGATAAACAAAGTAGGACTAGGACAAATGGAAAAggacaaaaataataaaggaaagagaaaatgacagaaaaagaggagagagaaagtgacatAAGAGCACTACCACCAATCTAACAGACTAACCCACTCTCACtagtgggaaaaaaaaaatctcaccaCTATCTCTCTACCACTTTCTTACTCTTCCACAACACTTTCCTCAcgtacaaattttcctacaacAAATTCATCCCACCAATGAACTAAAAAACTCCTCACGACTTTTACTTTTACTATTCACTAAACCCGACCACACTTTCTATTTCCCACATACTCCATCCATTTTGTATttattcaattatattaataacttAAATGAATTCTAACAATTAGTTaagataaattatttaaattacgttaattttttttgtttacgttatttttatatatatttcgatatttatatatttttaatattataaatttaattgaaaatattttataaatttaaataacatAAAGGGACATAATTGAATAAAATACATAATAGATGGACTAAAACAAGACAAGTTTCGGATAACTAGAACATTACAACAACTAAACACATTATGTTATGGACTAAAGCATCATAGAGCCAAAATAAAGTACGTTAAACAcatgataaaaaaaatacgATAAATAAAACGCAACCACTAAAATGACAACTCTTCTTCGAGGCATGAGCTTAATGATTATTGCCTTCGTATTTTTGCCAGTTGTGCTCAAATAAATCTTCTTTCAAAGAGTTATGAGTTTGACTGCTACGCAAAGTTGTTCTTCTCCCCAAGTATGCGTTAATGGAGTAGGGTTGTCCAGTGTGGAACTCAAAAGGTTCACCAATATTCACTGTTGCGGTTAAGCTCGAAACGTCTTCTTCATAGTACCTTCGTAACACATCAGCTCGGACATACGTATCTCGTTCATCCTCAACTATCATGTTGTGTAAGATGATACAAGCCTTCATTATGTCGCCTAATATATCTTCATCGTAAGCAAGAGATGGTTGTCGTACAATGGTGAATCTTGCTTGCAAAACTCCGAACGCACGTTCAACATCCTTAAGAACATGTGCTTGTCTATCAGCAAACAACCTTTTCCGTTTCAAGTTGGGGACGAGAAAATCCTTAAATGAACGTAGCCCAATTTGGATAAATACCATCTGTGAGTTAGTATCCCATGTTGTATTCATGCCCATTCACCTGAAAAGTTATAGGAGGTGCCTTACCTTACAAAACATCATCAAAAACAGGAGAATGGTGCAGAACATTAAGGTCATTATGTTGAACCAGGAGTACCTGCCAAATCCATAGATCTTGATCTACAACAGCTTCAAGAATTAGGATCGATTTCCCGCTGCGTCCTTGGTATTGACCTCTCCATGCGGTAGGGCAGTTCTTCCATTTCCATTGCATACAATCAATACTACTGAACATGCCTGGAAATCCGCGCATTTCATTTTGATAAAGGATCCTCCTTAAGTCTTCATCTGTAGGACTTCTTAGGTAATCCTTTCCAAAATTCTTGATTACCCCTTGAGTGAAatgtaataattatttttttgaagttGTTTCACCCATTCGCAGATATTCATCAATTGCATCCGGAGTCAAACCATACGCTAACATTCTGATAGCTGCAATGCATATATTTTTGCAATCCTGATAATTCTAATTTTATCGGCAGCATTTCTTCTCTGTTgcaagaaaacatcatttttaacCACTTTGTGCATGATACGGAAAAACAAAAGTCTTCTCATTCGAAACCTTCGACGAAACTGCTTGTCTGAATATACTGGATTTTCCGCAAAGTAATCATTAAACAAGCGGTTATGCCCTTCTTCACGGTTTCTATTTGCTGGAATCGGAATGGCATCATTTACATTTCGAAGTCTAGGACCTCGTGGAAAGAATTTGTTTGGTAAATGATGAGTGACAAAATCGTCAACCATTCGATCAACTTCTCCGTATGGATTTTCATTAGCAGATTCTGAGCTTGAACTTTTTTCAAATAACATTTTTTTTGAGATAGAATAGAATGTGATAATGAGAAGTGAGTGTGAGAAATGAGTTTGATAATGTGTGTGTATTTAAAGAGTAATGTAGATAAGATTATATGGATTACGTGATAAGATTTTACTGGATTTTATTGGATTTTCTTATATCTTCTAAGATTTTACAAGATTCTCATTTGTTGATAGGATTATATGGAATACCTGATAagatttttttggattttcttaaatttttgatttgttGATAAGATTATATTGATTTCATGataagtttctttttttttccttagaATTTCTAAGATTTCCGATTATTTGATAAGAGTATTCGGATTTCTTGATAAGATGTTTTTGGATGTTCTTAGATTTTCTTAGATTTTCTATTGGTTGATAAGATTTTATGGATTTCTTGATAAGATTATATTGGATTTTCTTATaatataatactccgtaacaaCAATGTGTAAAATACAATTTggcaataaaaaaataatatattacatAACACAAAATAATACAAAGTTAAAGACACAACACGAACTAATACAAGTTTAAAGGCACAACACGAATTAATACAAGCTTATtgaaaactaattaaaactagAGTGTGACATAAAATTTAAACACATGAAATAAACTAAACATTAAACACTTTGCTAATTAGAACCACCATAAAACTCCAACATCAATCTTGCCTTTACTTTTTCCTCATCAGGAGTTAGACAAGCATTCGACACCAATATTTGCAAGAAATCATGTTTCATATTTTGCTTATCCAACTGGATTCTCTGTTCCTCTATCTCAAGCTGTCGAATCCTCCTTGTTTCTCTTGCTTCATCTCGCTCAAATTTCTTTAAATTTAGTTGGCGCTCATTAGTCATATTTTCAGTGCTAGCTTGCAAATGACTTCCAAAAGACGAAACTCCCTCTGATGATTTTGCCCCTTTGCCTTTTCTTCAGACCTTAGCTTTCTTTACACCATCTGGTCGAGATATACCTCCAGATACGAAGCTCCCACCACTTGGCAAGACGGtgtcaccatcatcatcaagtcTAGTTCTCTTGCCACTTCCTTCACTATCTTCAGTAGAAATTGGTAGATTGGCATCGTATGTTTGTCTCTCTGTCTTTGACATACCTCACTCATCATCACCCTCCACTTTGGGTTATCATGAATAAGCATCTTCCAACATGCATCAATGTGAAGCTCTTTTTGTTATGTGAACTATTGCGGAATAACTTGTGAGCGGTAGCAACTTGGTCCGCAGCACTATTCCCACTTGCAAATAACTTACCAGCTTCTTCAAAACTAGCCGCCCACAACATGATGTATGGAGACATCCTTCCCCAACGACTCTCTAAACATTTTGCACCTCTTACAGCAAGTTCATACTGTCTACCTACTTGAATTTGGCCATAGCGCATAACAGCTTGTCCTCCAAATCTAAGATTTTTTCATGTTGGTGCCTACCTTATCGGTGCAAACTTTAACATAGGAATCAACCAGAGCTTCATACTCCTAAATCGACCAACTTCGAGACTAAGATGCAACCTTAATTGGTTGATTTGGTTTAACGGGCAATGGATGCGTCATGATCGGTTCCCGTGTGTCCATGACACTTTCCTCTACAACTATATGGTCAACAATAGTGTTAGCATAAAAAGATTGTTAAAAATTTTGAGAGGAAGAATTACCCAGCGAATAAGAATTATAGCGGGGATGTTGATTGTTGTCTAGGTTAAgatcaaaatcatcaacattgttttctaaattttgAGAAAAGTAATTAGGgtccattttatttttaaaaaatacgcAAGCACACTAATAAGtaacaataataattttaacagtaaataaacctactagtaacaataataataatgaaaataataataataataataataataataataataataaataaataaataaataaataaactaatAAATAAAAACCGGAAataagattttcgaaaatatatgtTACTGGAAATGCTCAGTTATTTTCCGAATATATCAAAATTATagtatggaaaatgattttgatgattttagagagagaaaaatgattTTTGAAAGTGTGTCAAAATATAACAAATTTGGTCTATATTTATAGATCTTGAAATTTTATGACCGTtggtataatttatttatttttattaattattttgggCTAAATTAGCCGTTAACACAAAATAGTCGTTGCAAATTGCACACAATTTTGTGATTGGTTGATGATGCTGAGTCTAACATTTGTCAAGCGCCCATTGGGGCTCTGCCTGCGCATGTTCAACAAAAGGGAATCTTTCCTCTCTTTTTTTGGCTTAACTAGCCCTTTGGCCCGTTCAATGAACGGGCTGATTAGAGGaagaagaattttttttttttttcacgaaatGAACTCCTTTAAAGTATTTTTTTGAGGTTGTATTTTCCTTTCTTTAGCACAGTTTATTAGTCTTCACATTCATATATTCACTTTcgatgaaaacataatttttttttattatagtaTGATGAAAACATAGTTAATCATACATGCTACTACGTatatatattaccaaaaatccATGACAATCTTCATAGTTAAAAAATCTCATGTTCTGCTGTTCTGCTGAATTTGTTAAAAAATCTCGTGGGTAACTATGTATACCTATACGTACCCACGAGTAAAAAAAATCTCACAAAAAAACTCACGAACCAAACTCAAGGAATATTCCTCGTgggttttttaaaaaatatggaGTTGTGTCGTTATTGGGCCCCACTGCTGCAATTTCTGAAATATTTGCAGGAAGTTTTGCATCTCATTCCCACGCCTAGCAACAACCGTCCAAAATACTAGTGTCACGCTAATTGGGCGCGTCagcgctgttaggttatgatacatatgatattacataaatcatgcggaaacaaccattaacccaggattacatattatttacacataatcatatagcataatttagatgcatactctttgttgcgtgccctccctagctgcgcccgaaccgagcaagaacaagtctttaggactccaagtgtcgtccctccgtagatagtccacagcacgtccggatccgccttaagattgaccaactagaatcgcccttaaggtactagaattttcggcacttttgagcaagatgtgtggctgaatttttctctcaaaaactcacttttgaatacttgaaaactcgttataaattgtgaacccaggccacatatttatagggttatggaaagggaattggaatcctattcagatacaaattaattaaacctagaatcctacaagaactctaatttaattaatttatcaaatagaattaggaatttaatcattaaccgaactctgcacgttttaggaaacgtgcacgaacacaaacacttacacacgcacacacggcagccacgatgggccgcccatgcgtgcgcacgagcagcagcccacgcagcgaggcctgcgcgagctgcaagcccacgcagctcccgcgcgcgctgcgcgcgctgtgcgtgctgccacggcctgctgggcctggccttgcgctgggcctggcgtggctgtttgtgcgacgcgcttggcttgctgggcgatggcctggcttcgtgctgggccctcgtccggcaggcctcgtccgatgcttattcgtacgatacgcttccgattaaatttccgattccggaattcatttccgatacgaacaatatttaacatttccgattccggaattaatttccgtttcgaacaaatatttaatatttccgtttccggaattattttccgattccggtaatatttccgattctgacaatatttccgtttccggcaatatttccgattctggtaatatttccatttccgataatatttcccgatacgtaccatgtttccgtttccggcaacatctacgacttggataatatttatatttccgatacgatccatatttccgtttccggtaatatcatcgtttccggagtattcatttcttgcctgtgacgatctcagctcccactgaaaccaagatccgtcgactccgaatatccatagatagagtatttaatgccattaaatacttgatccgtttacgtactatttgtgtgaccctacgggttcagtcaagagtaagctgtggattaatatcattaattccacttgaactgaagcggcctctagctaggcattcagctcacttgatctcactgaattattaacttgttaattaatactgaaccgcatttattagacttaacatagaatgcatacttggaccaagggcattatttccttcagtctcccacttgtccttagggacaagtgtgcatttcctaattcctttgtcgctcgatgcttgctcttgaacataaggtaagagttgtcatccttattatgtccagaggtgtttctcggtttcagagttcaactgatcaaataaacagataatcatagcctatgattcatccgagcacggccatgcatttcacagtttctagctctccgagtggccttgtacaacttttaagcatctcatcccgatttatgggaggacaatcccaatcttgcgatcttgagattagacttcgtttgataggtgattacctgagcgttgcctttatagcctccttttacggtgcgacggttggtcaacgtcaaagcaaccagttctcaaacaagtaatctcaaatcactcaggtattgaggatttagtgtctaataatttaatgaaatttacttatgacagattttcatctcttacagtaaagtttcataggtcttgtccgatactagtcttcccaaagtaagtatctatgcaaatgattataacattgccatgtccacatagttcaagaaacagaactactagtcatcttgcattctagtcgtctaacgttttctatgcgtccaattttatagaaaactccgactagggaccattttcaacttttgacattcaagttcacttgatagacatttcttagtcacaggactggtcctgacagtctatcttgaatatattgtcaaattgaagggactcatcatttaatactaaaccaagattaaatggaatatgaaaacacatttcatatatgataaatgttcaaccccaatgttttacaaccatgggcctctaacccatctttaaaacatttcatggaattcaaagctatgcttgatttccagtgctacaatgtgagtgttgcttctcacttgttgcataggtttagttatcatgctttgccaatcttaatatccttttcatcgaatgttcttcgagatatgatgataagatcttttcgagtttgtttattatgtgatctagtctttcttacttcgatggtggttttactcattttgcaatgaagaaccatcaagttagcagacgtttttcttgcttcaagagcggttctacgcatttttcaatgaagaatcatcaagccagcagataggtgatctacccaagttcagtgaagaactttaaacaaccctgttttattgcttcttaggcaataattacttttacttcaactttataggttgctagtgatgctttgtttggaattacttatccaagcagttcacatatatgtggaatactctcaactatatcttagaacatagaaatcattattttaatttcccacgcaacaactcatggtctccaacccatgttgccatttcaaaacacgatgctctatagctcgtccttgccaatggttaactccaaaggggtcttgcttgatcctttgccagtgtttctgcgtgtagcatcaatatttagcatatctttatttccttgaatcaagaactattcctatgtaccttttcaagtaccataagtattcttgatctcaatctagttgatcttcacttagatcaatagagattggtatatgttcgtcatggctaaagtcatacgatacgtttttggcgatcctcatattatatcatacatgataaattcttttgcagaataattcccaattgaattctattcatgtaactttagcttattccatttcagcagatactgaatccagctaaattctttgacatataatataggttaagaatctcatttagactctttgatgtttaacttagtaaatgcttatacatagttcaaacatcctttacttagatttattcacatgggtcgaatatctccaatggagactttcgtgtttgatttagtaaatgccattacttaatccaaaacaatatcataagatttttgtaaatagatcttaatacccagtatgtactaagtttcgccatggtccatcattgatgaattatttcaaatctaagtcattagcatttgaatgttatttcacaatagagagatatgtgtgtaatacacataggaccaattaagttttaggtactcccactaaacttcttatatatctataagaatcatgtatattttatgaaactaaaatacttattagctttactaaaatacatttctaattcccaattgcttgcttaaatctgtacttagatttcataagctagctttctttttcaagcatttatttggatccacaaatcctatgacataccatgtacatagtttattccaacattttattgaggaattgttttgtcatccaattgctatatgtaccgatatgcaatcattgcttgaattatagacttgagcattacgattatgcatgaggtttcaacacaatccatgccatgaatttgcttgtaaccttttagcaactaatctagctttgtgcgtgaacacaattccatgtttgatggtttttatccttaaaacaaacttgcaaccaataggtgtgaaactattcttgcaaatcaacaaaatttcaattttgtcatcaaaacattgagtatgttttatggcctctaaccatttaaaacatttgagtctatatatggcctctaaccattttagggaatctgggtttcgtcatagctttcttacaagtcacaaactcattaatctacatgataatagtttgactgcaagttgtaggtttcttcactatttaatagaagaatctcatagtttcattgacctgatctctatgtttcttcactatctaatagaagaatctcatagtttcagtgacttgaattctatgcctacttgggtatagaacatcaaacaatagaatatcaatagccacttgaaagtcctttgaatattctgttctccttgaagcacttgtaaagtcttctaagagatatctattctttaaagccacttctaaagtccttaaagaataagttcggattttctgaagcacttcgaaaagcctccggaatgtccgtttatgtttgttgttcgcctcgaaagttttcgaggtctattttctcccacttgtcattttggaaacgaatctccaaaaggacattatttcgagcaaacaaacattatgttctcaaaaattcgtggtagaaacaatacccttgtgtttcatttgaataaatcacaatgaaacatatatctatacttgggccttagtttgttgaataacaaacagtaagctcccactgagtttaggaactctttagatatattatgaaaagatattctgaaattacttttcaatagctttgacgaatttggtttagtttggtggtagttgagcattttgttttagaaattataggaaaagtctttatgattcatcattgatcgaatcaagtactaattgacttcgatcattccaacgtagatatgccatatcttatggacctagattgtgaaattataacacacaatcattgatgatcatatttggtctcaagtaatcatcaacatgatctaacctagatctttatgatttcttgccaagtggattttatacttctgaatctttgaactagccaaacagattcaaacttatatcaaattgagtaaataaacctatattcactcaaatctgtgtgaaataataaagtcataaaatctttctttagctttgaactctattgtctaggcgttctaacaatagttcatatcttttgttactttcaacaagtaagactagctgtcttaaaatgatctagaaatcaatcaactttcaaaagtccatcaaaatagagcttatgaatgttaacttgttgatatggtctaagcaacaatgccaaagattagtggaactcaaatcaaaggattgatttgaacctagtaaagttctttaaagagtcgtttgttttaatcaagcatattgactcaacctataattgaccatttcattcaaataaacaaacaaacattgtttttgtttttcttgaatgtgagtctttctgtgtttgaaaacagaaatttaggtatgttgattatggaacaaaatagccattaagttccagcctttgaaaggacttaaaacaaacttagatgaccctacaattaatgtagcattgccatgcttcatttcccacttgtaggtcattagtgtatcctagcttccattgtttgagttattaccgaagtaagaacctcaagcggtatatgataccaaggaagtttgattgctaggtcacttctctttaaacataaacttataggtagaaacggaatcgtaaattcctttcatttgctcctcgttttcctatttcttgtaccctttcttatagtcttaagaattcaattctttagtgttgacttttatactttgttagacatgtccaatgtcaccccaacaaggttcttaccatttattttatgttgaatattaagtttcaactagatgatcttaccagaagcttctaaagttctctaagcatcgatctattcgaatgtctagggactagactcattcgagaatttaaatggacaaagatattaggttattaaccattggtaaggctgagcgtttaaactcaatgctttatgatctcaaaactacattgtattttgaattcacaagcaccaatttgtttgccattcgattttgatattcgaaaacaaccataaaagtcgctataagaaacgtacattttaaattgctcactttctctcttttccgtgaatcgttcttggattcactaccaatcgaggaaatttactgttacctttctaaaaggatttattgcagtgcaagatatttaattataaacaataattaaaacatacattgaagcatgcaaagtctaaacatttatcatgaataataacttgaaattaaagcaaccatgcaattcaaacaagttattaacattttattcgattttattgttccggcaggtgtaaataaaatgattccaagatcctaaaatcattgaagaactaagcacagtttgtcgacttaatcctaaaacatcttaggtaagcaaaagccttttgctaatagtctagaaactactcttggttgataggtacgtctaagaacttattaggtaaacctatcgattttgccacgacataaaaggactccttacttatatcgttgagtttcaccaaaactaacatgtactcacaattatttgtgtaccttgcccctttaggaccaataagtaacacctcgctgagcgaaaactattactagattgatgtaaaggatatccaagcaagtgtatattttggcatggcaccttataactcaattttttaagtttggaacttaaggctcttactatgttggttagattttaagtgaactaaaatccttaatcatgcaacataatcaagcttttgatctcatgcattttaagacatatttaaaacaataaataacttaaagcatgcataagataaatgtgatctagtatggcccgacttcatcttgaagctttgacttcaaagtccgtcttgaaaatctccgtgggaggcaccattttcttcaaataggataagctataactaattacaactatttgatggttcgcagaccatatttgaattgaaaaataactttggtactttagaccaattacattcaaattaatggtacgcagaccatattttctatcctatttgggccatactagtcacttcataacctgcaaaacagtacatatacaatatataccattcacccattcattatcatgaatggcccacatagctggttagtaaaacacattatgcatcacgtaaacatttgcagcaattaatcaagggcaccaataatctaccaattattcagtccttattaattctaatcaagttgttttaaccttaaggatttgtagacctaatcaagagttcatgactaaaatacgctctcacttaaaccaataaattcatatgctttactaattttaaacataaaaatgtatttctagtctaaccggaaacatacaaatttaattaaaatttaaagctcatataaatttataattgaatccaaaaagtttaatttaatttcagtcgtatttaaattaattcatgattttaattttagtaaaataattagaataaataaaatttattataattacaatattcaaaattaaaatccaagaaaataatttaaattattaattttaaaattaattaaaattacatgaactggaattttcaaattaaacattcaaaacgatctttaatcgtaacgcaaacaccctacgcgttgcacgcccatgggccgcacgcacacagccattgctggccatgtgcgcgcagcccatgcgctcgtcgcatagctgctgcatccccatcgcaagcctccgcacgctgcgcgcgcgccagcgctcgtcgcacgcgagccatcgctcgcagtgc
This sequence is a window from Spinacia oleracea cultivar Varoflay chromosome 1, BTI_SOV_V1, whole genome shotgun sequence. Protein-coding genes within it:
- the LOC110803893 gene encoding uncharacterized protein encodes the protein MTQKANMFKGKQKKKAVPPSRHGKDSHIRKGKRAIKPLKVTKEMDASKDVSKFINYCNEVKAAAVVCKDGGYLSIVKTTDKPSTAGK
- the LOC110803880 gene encoding uncharacterized protein; protein product: MVFIQIGLRSFKDFLVPNLKRKRLFADRQAHVLKDVERAFGVLQARFTIVRQPSLAYDEDILGDIMKACIILHNMIVEDERDTYVRADVLRRYYEEDVSSLTATVNIGEPFEFHTGQPYSINAYLGRRTTLRSSQTHNSLKEDLFEHNWQKYEGNNH